One stretch of Methanoregula sp. DNA includes these proteins:
- a CDS encoding fibrillarin-like rRNA/tRNA 2'-O-methyltransferase: protein MIWIGDVLVSQGEGGVYSERMLGTARVWDPFRSKLAALYHKGTGVEITAETRVLYLGAANGTTVSHVADYADVVYAVEFAPRPMQDLLEVARRRKNIVPIMADATRPEQYVPLVETVDLLYQDVAQPDQATIAIRNSAFLRAGGQLILMLKTRSVDVRKEPDVVFQETVDALASAGFVVQECLWLAPYHQDHAAIVCTKPGA from the coding sequence ATGATCTGGATCGGAGACGTGCTGGTTTCGCAGGGTGAGGGGGGGGTATACAGTGAACGCATGCTGGGCACCGCACGAGTGTGGGATCCGTTCCGTAGCAAGCTGGCGGCACTCTACCACAAGGGAACCGGTGTGGAGATCACTGCGGAAACCCGGGTACTCTATCTCGGCGCTGCGAACGGGACAACGGTTTCGCATGTGGCGGATTATGCGGATGTGGTGTATGCCGTGGAGTTCGCCCCCCGCCCGATGCAGGATCTCCTGGAAGTGGCCCGTCGCCGCAAGAATATTGTGCCGATTATGGCAGATGCGACCCGCCCTGAGCAGTACGTACCCCTCGTTGAAACCGTGGATCTCCTCTACCAGGATGTAGCCCAGCCGGATCAGGCAACGATTGCTATACGGAACTCTGCATTTCTGCGTGCCGGGGGCCAGCTGATCCTGATGCTCAAGACCCGGAGTGTTGATGTCAGGAAAGAGCCCGATGTTGTCTTCCAGGAAACGGTGGATGCGCTCGCTTCAGCAGGGTTTGTCGTGCAGGAGTGTCTCTGGCTTGCACCCTACCACCAGGATCATGCAGCGATTGTCTGCACTAAACCGGGGGCGTGA
- a CDS encoding DUF1614 domain-containing protein, giving the protein MADGIRFVSAGALSVLAILLFVGLIIVLIPLLVLGVIGAAFTKLGFSWISAIAVVLLMLFGSYVNIPLYRIKRDMVRISPDTAAVFGSGSPWPVDPVWETIVSINLGGALLPVCISLYLLYQAVQITGTSLLVPVGAGILLVALVTFFATRPVPGVGLRVPLLIPALTALLMGMLLFGNAGISATVVAFVSGTTGTLLGGNIARLNTIRNLEVPEMSIGGAGTFSAIFICCILPAIIA; this is encoded by the coding sequence ATGGCTGATGGAATCCGTTTTGTTTCTGCCGGAGCACTATCTGTGCTTGCCATTCTCCTGTTTGTAGGATTGATTATTGTTCTCATCCCTCTGCTCGTCCTCGGGGTGATCGGGGCTGCATTCACCAAGCTGGGGTTTTCCTGGATCTCGGCCATTGCTGTTGTTCTGCTGATGCTCTTTGGGAGTTATGTTAATATCCCGTTATATCGGATCAAGCGTGACATGGTCCGGATCTCTCCCGATACTGCTGCTGTGTTCGGTTCAGGTTCACCGTGGCCTGTTGATCCGGTTTGGGAGACAATTGTCTCCATCAATTTAGGAGGAGCACTCCTGCCGGTCTGTATCTCACTGTACCTGCTGTATCAGGCCGTGCAAATCACCGGGACCTCACTGCTGGTACCGGTCGGAGCGGGGATTTTACTTGTTGCACTCGTCACTTTTTTCGCAACGCGTCCGGTACCGGGTGTGGGCTTGCGTGTGCCCCTGCTCATACCGGCACTCACAGCACTTCTCATGGGCATGCTCCTGTTTGGCAATGCCGGAATTTCCGCAACGGTTGTGGCATTTGTGAGCGGGACTACCGGCACCCTGCTTGGAGGAAACATTGCCCGGCTCAATACTATCCGGAATCTTGAAGTTCCTGAAATGAGCATTGGCGGGGCTGGTACGTTCAGTGCAATTTTTATCTGCTGCATCCTGCCCGCGATCATCGCATAA
- a CDS encoding thymidylate synthase yields MRVIRAPSIGRAHEQVIKMILEKGWTLRTEDAEATVEFEEIAMQVDTPLSEPMTSPNSRFQQRFVEQYAHDLIHGSHANFEYDYHGRLFDWGERLVTDGQPVHVDQIAYIVDKLRSQPETRRAVAITWNPVIDEKLDDCPCLQLVQCIVRANKLHMRVIFRSNDMLTAAGANMYALVQLQKHIADQLGITCGTYTHISLVPHIYYIRDMHDIEPFCGKGEFIHPVKEVCRACKGCGRAQSV; encoded by the coding sequence ATGAGAGTCATCCGGGCGCCAAGCATCGGGCGGGCACACGAACAGGTCATCAAAATGATCCTAGAGAAAGGCTGGACCCTCCGGACGGAAGATGCCGAAGCAACGGTCGAGTTCGAAGAGATCGCCATGCAGGTAGACACCCCGCTTTCCGAACCCATGACAAGCCCGAACTCCCGGTTCCAGCAGCGGTTCGTTGAACAGTACGCCCATGATCTGATTCATGGATCACATGCCAACTTCGAGTATGATTACCATGGACGGCTCTTCGACTGGGGCGAAAGACTCGTCACTGACGGGCAACCGGTACATGTGGACCAGATCGCCTATATTGTAGACAAACTCCGGTCCCAACCCGAGACACGCCGGGCTGTAGCGATTACCTGGAACCCGGTCATTGATGAAAAACTCGATGACTGTCCCTGCCTCCAGCTCGTCCAGTGCATCGTGAGGGCCAATAAACTCCACATGCGGGTAATCTTCCGGTCCAACGACATGCTTACCGCAGCAGGTGCCAATATGTACGCTCTCGTTCAGCTCCAGAAACATATTGCCGATCAGCTCGGCATCACCTGCGGAACATACACCCACATCTCGCTCGTCCCGCACATCTATTATATCCGGGACATGCACGACATTGAACCATTCTGCGGCAAAGGTGAGTTCATCCACCCGGTCAAGGAAGTCTGCCGCGCCTGCAAGGGATGCGGACGGGCACAGAGCGTATAA
- a CDS encoding MEMAR_RS02690 family S-layer glycoprotein — MTKRLTIALVAVALFVLMAVMPVSAAVTNGSIINQGATVFIGEEGLNLTHFLNQARNATFTSVDDTYLDTLTPVNKTIGWWASAASITASAPTKTIDLSTNYKSMTIDPVSFGAYTGNWYVLNGTTAADAGNGYISVQDPSLTIAVWDFNQGLDVTGKSVPQGEALGFKINTNMYSALDGAKRFNAQNNSALSAGNYQGLFPTLADGYITIYVKDANGAQYASLQIGNLSYNNATSLAKKYVNTSPWTLGTLTTNSSDRVTFPGYWVTDATDFNNQYLYPVGTYSAWAESTLNRMKYNYKNAGADYTGKTVSATGTITLVSDTVKIEANKDSVVRSKTFSVTVTGKPATFYYVWVKGTSAMNSAYDNQPPMVNINQELVYMDVANNATGLGIPADYPIGGYSFENAPSATPYMRQDVATTTQGTSGNDVATYNSTRYYAKIKTSSSGTRTVEFTTNNWTKAQKYTIRVENNPSTGVYKSDEVDVKVEKGAVTIVAAGDQSYYLGEEIKFSGTNTESYKTYLFISGPNLPTQGAQIQGTNPRSDATNVASGTAGVEDGNAASFKSVDVNGDNTWSWKWGTSAIALDAGTYTIYAVSQPRTAASNNLANTAFGTVSIIIKKPFVSATASQSTVAQGDKIFITGTAQGNPTGVKIWILGKNYPTDANGVKDESVNADASFKYEVTQATTKNLYPGQYFVVVQHPMQNNVFDIRLNGNDVWNYQSQVTGVAAGSKIFALLGAGSLQGSDAAEALVQGINDPNVDDTYTKLQFLVEVPVIRIDPIGDKHVGDKFTITASTNLAVDDEVLIEVYSSSFKPTQKSQSGEFSGATGTVKVTKGDSGMNKLSFDVDSSTFKPDEYIVTEDAILQVATATALFNVLEGAAPVVTTKAPVVTTVAPVVTTAAPVVTTAVPVTTTPKPAPGYGALIALIGLGAVAFIVVRRH, encoded by the coding sequence ATGACTAAGCGATTAACTATTGCACTGGTTGCAGTCGCTCTGTTCGTCCTGATGGCGGTTATGCCGGTATCAGCAGCAGTAACGAACGGATCGATTATCAACCAGGGAGCAACTGTCTTCATTGGTGAAGAAGGTTTGAACTTAACCCATTTCTTAAATCAGGCTAGAAATGCTACCTTTACTTCAGTAGATGACACTTACTTAGATACTCTAACACCCGTGAACAAAACAATCGGCTGGTGGGCATCAGCAGCATCAATTACCGCATCTGCCCCGACCAAGACCATTGATCTGTCCACTAACTACAAGTCCATGACGATTGATCCCGTATCCTTTGGTGCCTACACTGGCAACTGGTACGTGCTCAATGGTACAACAGCCGCTGATGCGGGCAACGGGTATATCTCTGTTCAGGACCCGAGCCTTACTATTGCGGTCTGGGACTTCAACCAAGGACTGGATGTAACGGGCAAATCGGTTCCGCAGGGAGAAGCACTTGGGTTCAAGATTAACACCAACATGTACTCTGCACTTGACGGTGCCAAGCGATTCAATGCGCAGAATAATTCGGCACTTTCGGCCGGGAATTACCAAGGATTGTTCCCGACTCTTGCTGACGGTTACATCACTATCTATGTGAAGGACGCAAATGGTGCGCAATACGCCTCACTGCAGATTGGAAACCTGTCCTATAACAACGCGACATCTCTCGCTAAGAAGTATGTCAACACATCTCCCTGGACATTAGGTACGTTAACTACCAACAGCAGCGACAGGGTAACGTTCCCGGGTTACTGGGTAACTGATGCAACTGACTTCAACAACCAGTACTTGTACCCGGTTGGTACCTACTCAGCATGGGCAGAGTCCACCCTTAACAGGATGAAGTACAATTACAAGAATGCAGGTGCAGACTACACTGGAAAGACCGTTTCCGCGACCGGCACGATCACCCTTGTCTCTGACACGGTGAAGATCGAGGCGAACAAGGACTCAGTCGTCCGCAGCAAGACGTTCTCCGTTACTGTCACTGGTAAGCCAGCCACCTTCTACTATGTGTGGGTCAAGGGCACCAGCGCAATGAACAGCGCATACGATAACCAGCCCCCCATGGTCAATATAAACCAAGAGCTGGTTTATATGGATGTTGCCAATAACGCTACTGGCCTTGGTATCCCCGCAGATTATCCAATCGGTGGCTACTCGTTTGAAAATGCACCCTCTGCAACTCCATATATGCGCCAAGATGTTGCAACAACGACGCAAGGTACTAGCGGAAACGATGTAGCAACCTACAACAGCACTCGCTACTACGCAAAAATCAAGACTTCAAGCTCAGGTACCAGGACTGTTGAGTTCACAACTAACAACTGGACCAAGGCACAGAAGTACACGATCCGTGTAGAGAACAACCCGTCCACCGGTGTCTACAAGAGCGATGAGGTCGATGTGAAGGTCGAGAAGGGCGCAGTCACCATCGTGGCAGCCGGCGACCAGAGCTACTACCTCGGCGAAGAGATCAAGTTCTCCGGTACCAACACCGAGTCCTACAAGACATACCTGTTCATCTCAGGTCCGAACCTGCCAACTCAGGGTGCCCAGATTCAGGGTACTAACCCGAGATCTGATGCGACCAACGTTGCATCTGGAACCGCAGGAGTGGAAGATGGAAATGCAGCCTCCTTCAAGTCAGTTGATGTCAATGGTGACAACACCTGGTCCTGGAAGTGGGGAACCTCAGCCATTGCACTCGATGCAGGCACGTACACCATCTACGCAGTAAGCCAGCCTCGCACTGCAGCAAGCAACAACCTTGCAAACACTGCATTCGGAACGGTCTCAATCATCATCAAGAAGCCGTTCGTATCAGCAACCGCATCCCAGTCTACTGTCGCACAGGGTGACAAGATCTTCATCACCGGTACCGCACAAGGTAACCCGACAGGTGTCAAGATCTGGATCCTCGGTAAGAACTACCCGACTGACGCCAATGGTGTCAAGGATGAATCTGTGAATGCAGACGCCTCGTTCAAATACGAGGTTACGCAGGCAACCACCAAGAATCTCTACCCCGGTCAGTACTTCGTTGTCGTTCAGCACCCGATGCAGAACAATGTGTTCGATATCCGGTTGAATGGAAACGATGTCTGGAACTACCAGAGCCAAGTAACCGGTGTAGCAGCTGGATCAAAGATCTTCGCCTTACTCGGAGCAGGAAGCCTGCAGGGATCCGACGCAGCTGAAGCACTTGTCCAGGGAATCAACGACCCCAACGTCGATGATACCTACACCAAGCTCCAGTTCCTCGTTGAGGTACCCGTCATCCGTATCGACCCGATTGGCGACAAGCACGTTGGTGACAAGTTCACTATCACTGCATCGACCAACCTCGCGGTAGATGACGAAGTCCTTATCGAGGTCTACTCATCATCATTCAAGCCGACTCAGAAGAGCCAGAGCGGCGAGTTCAGCGGAGCAACCGGCACCGTCAAGGTCACCAAGGGTGACAGCGGCATGAACAAACTCTCGTTCGATGTTGACTCATCAACATTCAAACCAGACGAGTACATTGTTACTGAAGACGCAATTCTCCAGGTAGCAACTGCCACTGCACTGTTCAATGTTCTTGAAGGCGCAGCACCTGTTGTCACAACCAAAGCACCGGTTGTAACAACCGTAGCACCCGTTGTAACCACTGCAGCACCCGTTGTAACCACCGCAGTCCCAGTCACGACAACCCCCAAGCCGGCACCCGGCTACGGTGCGTTGATCGCATTGATTGGTCTCGGCGCAGTTGCGTTCATCGTTGTGCGCAGGCACTGA
- a CDS encoding AMP phosphorylase, whose amino-acid sequence MKFSAKILDIATRGVLLNRADARSIGVLDGDRVQVINSKNSISAAALVNTTSTIAQQGTVGIYRITNERLHLEGGEEIEIREARRPASLDFIKKKMDGIRLTKEETLTIIKDVVSDDLSPAELTAFITASYINPLDMDEVEHLTRAMVETGEQIKFASRPIVDKHSIGGVPGNKISLLVVPIIAASGLKIPKTSSRAITGAGGTADLMEVLAFVEFSAGEVQQMTEKVGGAIVWGGATNIAPADDRIIIQEYPFKIDARGQMLASVMAKKFAVGANLVVIDIPVGLHTKVATMAEGRKLAREFIELGERLNMKVECALTYGDIPVGHSIGPKLEVKEALRVLEGATEPNSFIQKSISLAGIAFEMSGKAARGTGAAMAQEILTKGKALEKFRQIIEIQGGDPTVKSEDIVPGEHQYVVKAPASGYVIEMNNRSLVTLARTAGAPQDRGAGILLHAKKGKLVKAGEPLFTLYAERNWRLQNAIEEGRRLMPVLVEGMLLDRVPSISEI is encoded by the coding sequence GTGAAATTCAGTGCAAAAATTCTGGATATAGCAACGCGAGGTGTACTTCTCAACCGGGCTGATGCCCGCAGCATCGGAGTACTTGATGGTGATCGCGTCCAGGTAATAAACTCAAAAAACAGCATATCAGCAGCAGCATTAGTGAACACAACGTCAACGATTGCGCAGCAGGGTACTGTTGGAATATACCGGATAACCAATGAACGCCTGCATCTCGAAGGCGGTGAAGAGATAGAGATCCGTGAAGCACGGAGACCCGCATCTCTTGACTTTATCAAAAAGAAGATGGATGGCATCAGGCTCACCAAAGAAGAGACACTAACTATCATCAAGGATGTAGTCAGCGACGATTTATCTCCGGCCGAATTGACCGCATTTATCACAGCATCCTATATCAACCCGCTCGATATGGATGAGGTGGAACATCTCACCCGAGCAATGGTTGAGACGGGGGAACAGATCAAGTTTGCATCACGCCCGATTGTTGATAAACATTCGATTGGGGGTGTACCGGGCAACAAGATCTCGCTCCTTGTAGTGCCCATCATCGCTGCAAGCGGCCTGAAAATACCAAAGACAAGCTCCCGGGCAATCACCGGTGCCGGAGGTACTGCCGATCTCATGGAAGTCCTTGCCTTTGTTGAGTTCTCTGCCGGTGAAGTCCAACAGATGACCGAAAAAGTAGGCGGTGCAATTGTCTGGGGCGGTGCCACGAATATTGCACCTGCCGATGATCGCATTATCATCCAGGAATATCCCTTCAAGATTGATGCCAGAGGTCAGATGCTTGCCAGTGTCATGGCAAAAAAATTTGCCGTGGGTGCAAATCTTGTGGTGATTGATATTCCCGTGGGTCTGCATACCAAAGTTGCGACCATGGCGGAAGGGAGAAAACTCGCCCGGGAGTTTATTGAACTGGGCGAACGGCTCAATATGAAAGTTGAATGTGCTCTTACGTATGGGGATATTCCCGTAGGGCACAGTATCGGGCCAAAACTTGAGGTAAAAGAAGCCCTCCGGGTACTTGAGGGGGCGACGGAGCCGAACTCATTTATCCAGAAGAGTATCTCGCTTGCAGGGATCGCGTTTGAAATGTCAGGAAAAGCTGCTCGGGGAACCGGAGCAGCAATGGCACAGGAGATCCTCACAAAAGGAAAAGCGCTTGAAAAATTCCGCCAGATTATTGAGATACAGGGAGGAGATCCTACGGTAAAGTCCGAGGATATTGTTCCTGGTGAACACCAGTATGTGGTAAAAGCCCCGGCTTCAGGGTATGTAATTGAGATGAACAACCGTTCTCTTGTCACTCTTGCCAGGACGGCAGGAGCCCCCCAGGATCGGGGTGCCGGTATTCTCCTGCACGCAAAAAAGGGCAAGCTTGTCAAAGCCGGAGAACCGCTCTTTACCCTGTATGCTGAACGGAACTGGCGTCTCCAGAATGCAATTGAGGAAGGAAGGCGTCTGATGCCGGTGCTTGTCGAAGGCATGCTTCTTGATCGTGTGCCCTCAATTTCAGAGATTTAG